In the genome of Stigmatopora nigra isolate UIUO_SnigA chromosome 7, RoL_Snig_1.1, whole genome shotgun sequence, the window caccaattcagggtgtccaacgCCTCATCTCTGtttcgaagtcagctgggataccccgtgaccctagtgaggataaagcagttcagaaaatgagatgagaagagaCAAAAGTATATCTAAATCATCTCTAATAAGGCCATAAAAAATGTTCTACTGCAAAATAATAGGACTATTCTGAGTTATCACCAGTTCTTATGGGACAGATAAGACAAACAATGCCAGAGTTGCTTGAAAAAGTCTCTTGATTACATTAAGTGAGGGAAGCTCTGGTGTGTTTTAGCTGAGGAATTAAAGATAATAGTTGTACTTTCTTTTTGTTGAAgggattttctccattttacctttaaaaaaggTGTAATCATgcatactatataaatatatattatatataaaaggtCTCCTCTAAAGCACTATTTATACAATATGTACTCATGTATCCCATAATGCCACTATTTGCTTCTTCCATCTTTTGCAGCCATCTCCCTCGTGGttgcagaagaagaaaaacgtaAGGACACTTGActtctttttaaataacttttctccccaaaatgtttttttaaatatacaaaaaatgcacattGCAGTATCTCAACAGCATTGGTCAATCCTTACTGAAGTAATCAGACTGGGCTACTGAGTAGATTTATTTCACATTCCACTGTTGTCTGCCTAACACAAAGCTAAGGATTTATTTGCATTGGAGTGCACTAAAACTCTAGAGAGTTGTCGAATGGAACACTGGCGCTAGTAGTTAAAGACATAAAACACGCTAAATGGCAGTGTCACCATGACACGGAATGTCATTCTTTTTGGATTCAtagcgagagaaaaaaaaaggaaacttgttggccgtaaaaaaaaaaatctataaatacgCCACATTGTTATATAAGCTGCAGGATTCAAATTAGAAAATTAATAGtgttttatagtccaaaaatgacaataatctcGCTGGAGTCTAACACATTACAGAATCTTCTCTCGTGTCACAAATGCTAAATTATAATATATTAGTAATGTTCTTCTCAGCCAGGGAATTTCAAATGTTAACGTCATCATAAAATGTGCGTTATTACAAGTACTTTCCATCGAATGTTcacacaaagtatttttttaggacACGTGCACATTCTAACTGTGTGATGAGTTTTCTGTCTTGCAAAAGTGTTAGCGTTGGAATAATcactttttataatttttaaagctTAACAATATTTTCTCTGaatatttgtttataaatgCACTGCTGCCATTTCctgcaattatatatatatatatatatatatatatatatatatatatatatatatatatatatatatatatatatatatatatatatatatatatatatatatatatatatatatatatatatatatatatatatatatatatatatatatatatatatatatatatatatatatatatatatatatatatatatatatatatatatatatgtatatgtatatgtatatgtatatgtgtatatatatatatatatatatatatatatatatatatatatatatatatatgtatatatatatatatatatatatatatatatatatatgtatatgtatatgtatatgtgtatatatatatatatatatatatatatatatatatatatatatatatatatatatatatatatatatatatatataatataaatatatatatatatatttttaaacttatttcCTATACTATATGGGTAGTAATTAGTCATTTACATATAGATACACCAACTAAGACGATAGTATTCAAACTTTGTTGCCACATCTTTTGCTGTATGTCATGTAACTCATGTTCATAACAACTTTGTTTCTGTCTCCACAGCGGAAGACGACCCATTTACCTTTGGTaaatcctctctctctcttaaaatTCACCAAGAATCAATTTTACGATCTTATCTGCGTGGATTATTCTAATAAATTGGTTTGAGTCTTTATAACAGAGTGTATTGGTATTTGGCTTTGAAATGCAGTTGGCATCTATTCACTGCAACTAAAAGCAGTTGATGCAAGTTAAAgctatgaaatgaaaaattattcaagagtttaatatatcGTTGATACTGTtgtttaaaaatgcaaacaaataaatatgattATGGTAGCATGGTGGCCTCCGAGTTCTGattttgagggttcaatcccaaattCAGACTTCAgacaggtactccggtttcctcccacatcccaaaaacatatatattaggctggttgaactctctaaattgcccctaggcatgatTGTGAGCTTAAATTGTTGTCTGTCATTTTacgccttgcgattggctggccccaaTTCAGGGCTCCTGCAAAAAGAACACAGTAATTCTTCCTGTAGAGGGCAAAAGAGTATAATTGTCAAATAATCATTCGTATAAATGGAATGTTATCTCAAGACTTAAAGCTagatttttgagaaaatgtttCTGCATCATTTTATTGAAATCTGACCCCCACAGATTACCACAGACTGCGTGTTGGAGGTCTGATTCTAGCAGCTGTTCTTTGTCTCATTGGAATTACCATCCTGTTCAGTAAGATGCATCAATTACACTCACACAAGCACATAAACATGTAACTTAAAaggtcataaaaatgttttccaatacatttttcatcataatttgaaaaagaaaaaccctGTATCATTAAAATTCTACACATTTACGTTGACACAGGTGGCCACTGCAGGTGCAAGTTCAAGCCGGATAAGAGGTGATACTTTCACTTATGCGTGTCgggtgttaaaaaaatgttttacaaattAAAAGATAGCTTTATCTTACTGTCTGTGCTATTATTTCAGCAGGAGGAGGGCAGGAAGCAACACAAAGGCAATGCTCAACGACCAAGGTAAACAGTGTATTCAGCGGGCAGATACATATGAGATCATGATTGTTACTTGTAGTAATACTAATGTATTTTGCATGtcagaaaacaaacaacaacaaaacaaagactATTCAGGCATACCAGTCAACCATTTGGGTCAAATTTGAAATCTGATGGGTTAAATAAATAGTGCATGAAGTTAGTTATTTGAAGTTAAATCCGACTGCATGAATCTGAAAGCTTGCAGCAGATTAGACTGTCACAGAAAGCTGATAGATCAAATTTTGAGTGGATAAATTAAAATTGACCTTTCTACATACACTATTGGGTTGTGTATTTAGTCAGTGCTTTTTACCACTTCACATAGTTTACAGTGTATGTAATATGCTCTCCATTGCTGCAGAAATATTGACAAATTTATCACCCATTTGCCATCCTGCCAAAGTCTAAAGTTCTATTTACTCTGCCCATCTGTTTGACTGTGAATGGCCTCTTCTCACACAGTAGTTGATACAAATTGCTTAATGATGGCCCGAGATGACCTGGTCCACGTTACGGTGTTCCCCAGGTGGTGTCTGGCAGGAAGGGGGAACTAGTTATCTGATAAAAGGTTGATATAGGACATTGATTACTACAGTTACAGAAGAAATTGAagggaaaaatatgaattatcgGCTTGGGTTCTGTTAAAGATGCCTCTTATATTATTTGTTTGCAGGTCGTGCCTGTGATTGCTAGAATTTGAAGACTGCAATGACGCCATGAGGTCGAGTCCTGCAGAAGCGGCCACCTTTGAAAACCAACTAGAGGGGATTTACATTGTTAAAGACAAAAGGAAAGTGTAGAA includes:
- the fxyd3 gene encoding phospholemman isoform X1, with product MSKICALVLMTTISLVVAEEEKPEDDPFTFDYHRLRVGGLILAAVLCLIGITILFSGHCRCKFKPDKSRRRAGSNTKAMLNDQGRACDC
- the fxyd3 gene encoding phospholemman isoform X2, whose translation is MSKICALVLMTTISLVVAEEEKPEDDPFTFDYHRLRVGGLILAAVLCLIGITILFSGHCRCKFKPDKRRRAGSNTKAMLNDQGRACDC